The following proteins come from a genomic window of Oricola thermophila:
- the pdxA gene encoding 4-hydroxythreonine-4-phosphate dehydrogenase PdxA, with the protein MTAAAPRPLAATTGDPAGIGPDVILTSWLRRRETGLPAFYVLGDPDQMKTRAGLLDLDVPVAVCSPGEAVALYPDALPVVPLRNRLAHPAGVPDRINAPGIVESIDRAVADVIAGRAAGVVTAPIAKKPLYEAGFGYPGHTEYLAALAEQHFGRRTMPVMMLAGPKLRAVPVTIHIPLRAVFDTLTTDLIVETCRIVAGDLEHRFGIAEPRLALAGLNPHAGEGGALGREDEDIVQPAVEALRAEGIAARGPLPADTMFHDRARETYDAAICMYHDQALIPAKALGFDDSVNVTLGLPFIRTSPDHGTAFEIAGSGKALPDSFMAALRMAAIMAEHESRTKTA; encoded by the coding sequence ACCACCGGTGATCCCGCGGGCATCGGCCCGGATGTGATACTCACGAGCTGGCTTCGGCGCCGCGAGACCGGCTTGCCGGCCTTCTACGTGCTTGGCGACCCCGACCAGATGAAAACGCGGGCCGGGCTTCTCGACCTTGATGTGCCGGTGGCCGTCTGTTCGCCCGGAGAAGCCGTCGCTCTCTATCCGGACGCCCTGCCCGTCGTCCCTCTCAGGAACCGTCTCGCACACCCGGCCGGAGTGCCGGACAGGATCAACGCACCGGGAATCGTCGAGTCCATCGACCGCGCCGTTGCGGATGTCATCGCCGGTCGCGCGGCAGGTGTCGTCACCGCGCCAATCGCAAAAAAGCCGCTCTACGAGGCGGGCTTCGGTTATCCGGGCCATACCGAGTATCTCGCCGCGCTCGCGGAACAGCACTTCGGGCGGCGAACCATGCCGGTCATGATGCTGGCGGGACCGAAGCTGCGCGCGGTTCCTGTGACGATCCACATTCCCTTGCGCGCAGTCTTCGACACACTGACGACCGACCTGATTGTCGAAACCTGCCGGATCGTCGCCGGCGACCTGGAACACCGCTTCGGTATAGCGGAGCCCCGACTGGCACTCGCCGGGCTAAATCCGCATGCCGGAGAAGGCGGCGCACTGGGCCGCGAAGATGAAGACATCGTGCAGCCCGCGGTAGAAGCGCTGCGGGCGGAAGGCATCGCCGCCCGGGGTCCGCTGCCCGCCGACACCATGTTCCACGATCGCGCTCGTGAAACCTACGACGCGGCGATCTGCATGTATCATGACCAGGCGCTCATCCCGGCCAAGGCGCTCGGCTTCGACGACAGTGTCAACGTCACGCTGGGATTGCCCTTCATCAGAACATCGCCGGACCACGGCACGGCATTCGAAATCGCGGGCAGCGGGAAAGCGTTGCCCGACAGTTTCATGGCGGCCCTGCGCATGGCGGCAATTATGGCCGAACACGAAAGCCGGACGAAAACCGCGTGA
- the rsmA gene encoding 16S rRNA (adenine(1518)-N(6)/adenine(1519)-N(6))-dimethyltransferase RsmA: MTETDSDKLAVDGLPPLRAVVERHGLATKKALGQNFLLDLNLTGRIARAAGSMEKHTVIEVGPGPGGLTRALLMHGAHKVVVIERDDRCLPALEEIAAHYPGRIEIIQGDALKTDFTALANKGPVKIVANLPYNVGTQLLVGWLEAEPWPPYFESLTLMFQREVAERIVAAAGDSAYGRLGVLAGWRTRAEIRFDVPPQAFWPPPKVTSSVVHLVPRSDPLPADGKRLSLVTQHAFGQRRKMLRQSLKPLGGQTLLDAAGIDGTRRAETLSIEEFCRLANTRV; encoded by the coding sequence GTGACCGAAACCGATTCCGATAAACTCGCCGTCGACGGCCTACCCCCGCTGCGCGCCGTCGTGGAGCGGCACGGGCTGGCGACGAAGAAGGCGCTCGGCCAAAATTTCTTGCTGGACCTCAACCTGACGGGACGCATTGCACGCGCGGCGGGAAGCATGGAGAAACATACTGTCATCGAGGTCGGCCCCGGACCGGGCGGGCTGACTCGAGCGCTGCTGATGCACGGTGCCCACAAGGTCGTCGTCATCGAGCGTGACGACCGCTGTCTGCCCGCGCTAGAGGAAATTGCGGCGCACTATCCCGGCCGTATCGAGATCATCCAAGGCGATGCTCTGAAAACCGATTTCACCGCGCTGGCGAACAAGGGGCCGGTCAAGATCGTCGCCAACCTGCCCTACAATGTCGGCACGCAGCTTCTCGTCGGCTGGCTGGAGGCGGAGCCATGGCCGCCCTATTTTGAATCGTTGACCCTGATGTTCCAGCGCGAGGTCGCCGAGCGGATCGTCGCCGCCGCGGGTGACAGCGCCTATGGACGACTCGGGGTGCTGGCCGGCTGGCGCACGCGCGCGGAGATCCGGTTCGACGTTCCGCCGCAGGCATTCTGGCCGCCGCCGAAGGTCACCTCCTCGGTGGTCCACCTCGTGCCGCGCTCGGATCCCCTCCCCGCAGACGGCAAACGCCTGTCGCTGGTGACGCAGCACGCCTTCGGCCAACGCCGCAAGATGCTGCGCCAGAGCCTGAAGCCGCTCGGCGGCCAGACACTTCTCGATGCCGCCGGCATCGACGGTACGCGCCGGGCCGAGACACTGTCGATCGAGGAATTCTGCCGGTTGGCGAATACGCGCGTCTAG